In Rhodamnia argentea isolate NSW1041297 chromosome 4, ASM2092103v1, whole genome shotgun sequence, the following proteins share a genomic window:
- the LOC125314720 gene encoding uncharacterized protein LOC125314720, giving the protein MVEGTSTRQGETRTATRGTHSNVIRAEKRRVRQGYGLYVLESTGNSYFRWTGSDIIHEININNANEAPGASTRQIRASTSWTDHVSTQACGPCGSQESTSRASH; this is encoded by the exons ATGGTGGAAGGGACATCCACCAGACAAGGAGAAACAAGAACTGCAACTCGTGGGACCCATTCCAATGTTATCAGAGCTGAGAAAAGAAGA GTTCGACAAGGATACGGATTATATGTCTTAGAATCCACTGGAAACTCATATTTTAGG TGGACTGGAAGTGACATAATCCATGAAATTAACATTAATAATGCAAATGAGGCTCCTGGAGCCTCTACAAGGCAGATAAGAGCCTCTACAAGTTGGACAGACCATGTCTCAACCCAAGCTTGTGGACCATGTGGAAGTCAAGAATCTACAAGCCGTGCCTCGCACTGA
- the LOC115756139 gene encoding uncharacterized protein LOC115756139 — protein MAIEGMKKESTDAYEDFMRQGPEHFYRAFITAGRNRDTFENNLSKTFNAYIRKQREMPIVDMLEGMKTTLMVRTYERSQLMVGSRDELCPRIRVKVEEAKTKSRFCVAKPCTGKKIEVELDDDKFVVDLKGRTCAYRQWDISDVPCSHAISCINYMKYEVNHYVDDYFKKDAYERCYQLPLPTLNGKKIWPMSIDEPILPPPFRKLLGRLKK, from the coding sequence ATGGCAATTGAAGGAATGAAGAAGGAGTCTACTGATGCCTATGAAGACTTCATGAGACAAGGGCCGGAGCACTTCTATAGGGCATTCATAACGGCTGGTCGAAACCGTGATACCTTCGAGAACAATTTGAGCAAGACTTTCAATGCGTATATTCGCAAGCAAAGAGAGATGCCAATTGTTGATATGCTAGAGGGGATGAAAACAACATTGATGGTGAGAACGTATGAGAGAAGTCAGCTGATGGTAGGTTCTAGAGATGAATTATGCCCAAGAATTAGGGTAAAGGTAGAGGAAGCAAAGACGAAGTCTAGGTTTTGTGTTGCAAAACCATGTactgggaaaaaaattgaagttgaaCTGGATGATGATAAATTTGTGGTGGATCTCAAAGGGAGGACATGTGCTTATAGGCAGTGGGATATATCCGATGTACCTTGTAGCCATGCAATTTCATGTATAAATTACATGAAGTATGAGGTTAATCATTATGTGGATGATTATTTCAAGAAGGATGCATACGAAAGATGCTACCAACTTCCATTGCCGACATTGAATGGGAAGAAAATATGGCCAATGTCCATTGATGAGCCAATATTGCCTCCGCCATTTAGAAAACTTCTAGGGAGACTCAAGAAATAA